The Candidatus Zixiibacteriota bacterium DNA segment GGCAGCGCGATCCTCCGGTGGCCTTTTCATGTTATAGTTGCTGTGTTTCTCAAGCGGTTGACCATGGGCTATCGGATGTAGATACGTACCGATCTCTGCAGCCGGTTTGTCAATCTCATTATCCATTCGGTTTGCGTTGGCAAAGGCGTCATGTCGGACGCCGGTCACCTGCCAGGATACTTCGATATTTGGCTTGTTTGTTCGAATGGTAAATTGGTTATCCTGTATCTTGTCGGCAATGATTGCCTGAGCAAACTCACCAATCACAGTCAATTGGTATCGATAGTCCATGTTAAGCGCTTCGAAATAAACGGGCATAGTTACCGTTGCGAATCCGTCGGCGTCGGTTGTCACATTGCCATCATAGATGTTCTTCATTTCAGGCGACTCAACAACACTGTGCATGAGGTACCTGTTCTCAGGATCCAGCGGGTGGTCGATTCGGCTTTTTCCACCTCCCCATAAGATTGACGACTGAACGAAAATATCTCCATCGAAGTAACCCGCAGCGTCCCAAATGCTGCCGCCGAAGACGGTCGCGTAGATTCCCCACGCCCGGGGAGTTGTACTTGAATAACCATGGGCGTAAAAATACCCCCCAATGGTAGTGTCCGCAGCTGAGGCAAATCCATAGACTCCATGGGCCCTATCTCTATCGTCGTTTCCATTCGCGAGAAAGTATCCTCCATAAGTGCTGTCTGTATCGTATGCGTACCCCTTGACTCCATAAGCTGTTTGTGAAGCTTCGCCGGCAGCGCCAGAGAGGCCATACGCCCTCGATCCTCCTAGCGCTTGGGCCCTCACTGCGTAGCAATTAGAACCAGAAACAGTTCCCGTCGACACGGCATCGAAGAAACCGGCCGTTCCTGCTCCAGCGGTATAGAGTTCACCCCGGATGGCCTGGACCTCTGGTCTCCAGTCCGTGAATGTTGACCTTGCCACTGCCTTGACCGCTGTGGGCACGCCATAGTTACTGTTTTCTACATAGCTGTATAACCCCGTTACGTCCTCTGTGCTGTTAGTGTTCCGTTCCAGATGCATGAGCGAGATCGGCGTGCTTGTCCCTATACCGATGTTACCGTTTGATTGGAGAAAACGCATACGCGCGATTCCATCGCCGGTAGAAATGAAAACGTTGCTGGAGTCAGCATGTAAGTTTCCGACGCCGTAAGCATCACCGAAACGAATCTGCGCGTCCCCAGGAGGGGTGCGAACATCCAGTTTGGCCGTTGGGCTTGAAATCCCTATTCCTACGGCGTCTGTGGTCGTCGCCAGACTAACGGTTGAGCCACCATCGATCCAGCCGCTGCCACCGCCGGACGGCGCCTGCCAGCTTCCCAAGCCAGTGGCATCCGAGGTCCACACAGCACCCCCCGACGCCCCGGTTGGAATCTTCAGGCCGGTGGCTTGTAACGTGCCTGCGACATCAAGTTTCTCAGCAGGCGAGCTTGTTCCAATCCCGACGTTTCCATCGGATTGGCTAATAGTAAGACGCGGGAGTCCGTCACCGGTGGCGATACTTATGCTACTACTCCCGGCAATCAGGTTTGCAACGCCGAAGCCGTCACCAAAACGAATGATGGGCTGACTCGATCCGGAACTGCGAACTTCCAGTTTCGCATCACCGGACCCAACTGTTCCGACACCGACCCATTCTTCTTCCATATTCACATGTAGCGGCCAGGCATCGAAAGCAGACCCTTCACTAAAACTGCTTTGCAATGTAAGATTGCTTGGAAACGTCAACCTGAAATCGTCAGCAGTGGAGCCAAGGTTGCTGGTCGTTGTCAGATCACCGGTAACCAGGCCGCCGGCGGCACCGTCGACAGATTCGGTCTGTAGGGCATAAGCAACGGATACTAGTCGGACGCGAGGCGCATACTCCGGATCGGATTCCACTTTGATTCCCAGCCAGCGCTCGGGGCCATCAAGCACGGCGGGTGTTATTGGTGAGACGCTTCCCAGCTTGACGGCGAAAAGACCATCGATCACGGGCACCGTCTGAGTTTCGGACCATTCGACAGTTCCGCTGGACTCTGCATCGTATATTGTGAACAAAACCGAATAGTCGCCGTCGGCAATCGGATCGCCCGCAGTATCGATCAGGCGTCCCTGGTAGCTGATCATGTTTGGCACGGCCGCCACCACGGACAGAGGCAACAGGACAAGCATGGACAAGAGTAGGAGTCTTCGCAAACACATAGGATTCCTCCGGGAAGAATTGGGTTTTCAAGCGGTACTTGATAAGGATACCAAATTTGTCCTATTCTGTCCAGTATTTTCTTGGTCAATTTTGTCCTCTTTTGTAGAGATGATGGGTCTTTGATGGGTGTGAGAGTGTACCGGTAAACTGAACCAGTGCGAAACGGTTCTCAAGAGGGACTTTATTGGAGTAATCATGCGCACGAGGAACGACAAAACTGCCTGCCCGACATTTATGTTGACTCGGTAGGACGGTGGAGGTTTCCTCATTAATATAGAATTAGCAATCCGCCTTCGGTCCGACACGCGTGCTTCTGTATCCGATTTGCCTGAATAATGCGCGCCTCGCCTGGTAATACTACCGAAGGTTGAAACTGAAAAGGAGTACCGATGTCCACAATGTTTTGGGTTTGGCTGACGGCGGCAGTTGTCTTTCTGATTCTGGAGCTGATGACGCCAACCTTTGTATTCGCCTGCTTTGTGGTCGGCTCGGTTGTCGCCGGAGCCTTTGGTTATTTCTATCCGGAGAGCTACTACTGGCAGGTCGGCATTTTCGTATTGCTGACCACGGTGTTGCTACCCTTGACCAGAACGCTGGCCAAAAAGATTACCAAAGAGTCGCCGGAGAAATCCAATATTGACGCCCTGATCGGCAAGGTTGCCCTGGTCACCAAAGCAATCGATCCCGACCTGGGTGGACAGGTGAAGATCGAAGGTGAAGTCTGGGCGGCGCGCGCGGACGAACAGATATCGGAAAATGAAAAAGTCAGAGTGGTCAGTATCTCCGGGACAAAAGCCCACGTGGAGAGACTGTCTGATACAAAGGAGTAAAACATGAATCCCGCATTAGCAGTAGCTCTGGGCGTGGCGGTCTTATTCGTCATCATCCTGGTGTCGATGTCGATACGCATCATTCGCCCGTTTGAAAAAGGTCTAATTGAACGACTGGGCAAGTATCAACGGTTGCTCGATCCCGGGTTGAACATGATCGTACCGTTTTTTGATACGGTCATCAAGGTCGACATGCGTGAGGTGGTGCTCGATGTACCACCACAGATGGTGATAACGAAAGACAACGTCAATGTCGAAGTCGATGCCATCATCTATTGTCAGGTCACCGACCCGGTTCGGTCACGGTATGAGATCGCCAATTACATCGTTGCCGCCACCAAGCTGGCCCAGACGAATCTGCGTAACGTTATCGGTGAGATGGACCTGGATGCCTGTCTCTCCTCCCGTGACACGGTCAACGCCCAGCTTCGTGACGTTCTCGATGAAGCTACCGACAAGTGGGGGGTGCGAGTCAATCGCGTCGAGATGCAACGGATCGACCCGCCGCGAGATATTACCGATGCGATGAGTCGCCAAATGAAAGCCGAACGTGATAAGCGGGCGACTAT contains these protein-coding regions:
- a CDS encoding NfeD family protein, translated to MSTMFWVWLTAAVVFLILELMTPTFVFACFVVGSVVAGAFGYFYPESYYWQVGIFVLLTTVLLPLTRTLAKKITKESPEKSNIDALIGKVALVTKAIDPDLGGQVKIEGEVWAARADEQISENEKVRVVSISGTKAHVERLSDTKE
- a CDS encoding SPFH/Band 7/PHB domain protein, with protein sequence MNPALAVALGVAVLFVIILVSMSIRIIRPFEKGLIERLGKYQRLLDPGLNMIVPFFDTVIKVDMREVVLDVPPQMVITKDNVNVEVDAIIYCQVTDPVRSRYEIANYIVAATKLAQTNLRNVIGEMDLDACLSSRDTVNAQLRDVLDEATDKWGVRVNRVEMQRIDPPRDITDAMSRQMKAERDKRATILDAEAVRQSDITKAEGYKQAKILEAEGNAEAVKKRADAEMYRQETVAKGEAQAILNVFNAIHAGKPDENLITLKYLEMLPKLAEGEANKIFLPYEASGIISSLAAMVEGIKGKADGPAKTDAAVAPAQNVEAD